From one Streptomyces sp. N50 genomic stretch:
- a CDS encoding sensor histidine kinase — MSGYRREKTIDLGLVVLALVLSAALSLVQVRGDLALSPGLGSGTWPFDRPAFSSPLLGFTRAVNPVSLIAVGALWWRRRWPTAVAVVAIVAAVLTPAVVPLVVALFTVAALRPARTILTVALLALLPIPVHFLSSPYVSGVPIANAVILGVLIAAAVGWGLFVRSLSERAERAEAEAVLRAQRAQREAREDIAREMHDVLAHRLSLLSVHAGALEFNAGASAQETTRAAAVIRESSHQALEDLQVVLEVLRSPGGGPVADGTTPRTRTGLAEVPGLVRESREAGMKVDLDMDGVGRGAGPTGIAGLAAYRFVQEGLTNARKHAPGAPVRITVAGGPGDGLTLELSNPAGPGGPRDGVPGSGQGLIGLAERVALAGGRFGHGEDGAEYALRAWLPWPA; from the coding sequence GTGAGCGGTTACCGGCGTGAGAAGACCATCGACCTGGGCCTTGTGGTGCTGGCCCTGGTGCTGTCGGCCGCGCTCTCGCTGGTGCAGGTCAGGGGGGATCTGGCGCTGAGTCCGGGACTGGGGTCAGGCACCTGGCCGTTCGACCGGCCGGCCTTCTCGTCGCCGCTGCTCGGGTTCACCCGGGCGGTGAACCCGGTCTCCCTGATCGCCGTAGGGGCACTGTGGTGGCGCAGACGGTGGCCGACCGCTGTCGCCGTCGTGGCGATCGTCGCCGCGGTCCTCACCCCGGCCGTGGTGCCCCTGGTCGTGGCGCTCTTCACCGTCGCCGCCCTCAGGCCCGCGCGCACGATCCTGACCGTCGCCCTGCTGGCACTGCTGCCGATCCCCGTCCACTTCCTGAGCAGTCCCTACGTCTCCGGCGTGCCGATCGCCAACGCGGTGATCCTGGGGGTCCTGATCGCCGCCGCGGTCGGCTGGGGCCTGTTCGTCCGTTCGCTGAGCGAGCGCGCCGAACGGGCCGAGGCGGAGGCGGTGTTGCGGGCGCAGCGCGCTCAGCGCGAGGCGCGGGAGGACATCGCGCGGGAGATGCACGATGTGCTGGCCCACCGGCTGTCGCTGCTGAGCGTGCACGCGGGGGCGCTGGAGTTCAACGCCGGGGCGTCCGCGCAGGAGACCACCCGGGCCGCGGCCGTGATCCGGGAGAGCTCGCATCAGGCGCTGGAGGATCTTCAGGTGGTGCTGGAGGTGCTGCGGTCGCCGGGCGGGGGGCCTGTTGCGGACGGGACGACCCCGCGCACCCGGACCGGTCTCGCCGAAGTGCCCGGCCTGGTCCGGGAGTCGCGCGAGGCGGGGATGAAGGTCGACCTCGACATGGACGGCGTCGGAAGGGGCGCGGGGCCGACGGGGATCGCCGGGCTCGCCGCCTACCGGTTCGTGCAGGAAGGGCTGACGAACGCCCGGAAGCACGCCCCGGGTGCGCCGGTCAGGATCACGGTGGCGGGCGGCCCCGGCGACGGGCTCACCCTGGAGCTGAGCAATCCGGCCGGACCGGGTGGCCCGCGCGACGGCGTCCCGGGTTCCGGGCAGGGGTTGATCGGCCTCGCGGAGCGCGTCGCGCTGGCGGGCGGCCGGTTCGGTCATGGCGAGGACGGAGCGGAGTACGCGCTTCGGGCCTGGCTACCCTGGCCCGCATGA
- a CDS encoding response regulator transcription factor — MIRVLLVDDDPLVRSGLRLMLSGADDIEVVAEAADGGEVPALVDEHAPDLVLMDIRMPGVDGLKATELLRARPGAPAVVMLTTFKDDEQVLGALRAGAAGFLLKHTPPAEIVAAVRRVKAGEPVLSPAVTEQLIARVTRGGDGTVPRRPEAAEARVRLDRLGDREREVAVAVGRGRTNAEIAAELYMSVATVKAHVSHILTKLEHTNRVQIALTVHYAGLV, encoded by the coding sequence ATGATCCGTGTGCTGCTCGTCGACGACGACCCGCTGGTCCGCTCGGGACTCCGGCTGATGCTCAGCGGCGCCGACGACATCGAGGTCGTGGCCGAGGCGGCGGACGGCGGCGAGGTGCCCGCCCTGGTCGACGAGCACGCCCCCGACCTGGTGCTGATGGACATCCGGATGCCCGGCGTGGACGGCCTGAAGGCTACCGAACTGCTGCGGGCCCGGCCCGGCGCACCGGCCGTCGTGATGCTGACGACCTTCAAGGACGACGAGCAGGTCCTCGGCGCGCTGCGCGCGGGCGCGGCCGGTTTCCTGCTCAAGCACACCCCGCCCGCCGAGATCGTCGCGGCGGTACGCCGGGTGAAGGCGGGCGAGCCGGTGCTCTCCCCCGCCGTGACCGAGCAGCTCATCGCCCGGGTCACCCGGGGCGGCGACGGTACGGTCCCGCGCCGCCCGGAGGCCGCCGAGGCCCGCGTCCGCCTCGACCGGCTGGGCGACCGGGAACGCGAGGTCGCCGTGGCCGTCGGCCGGGGCAGGACCAACGCGGAGATCGCGGCCGAGCTGTACATGAGCGTGGCCACCGTCAAGGCGCACGTCTCCCACATCCTCACCAAGCTGGAACACACCAACCGGGTCCAGATCGCCCTGACCGTGCACTACGCCGGCCTGGTCTGA
- a CDS encoding ABC transporter ATP-binding protein, translating to MTDPALEAVGLGRRYRRGWALRDCSFRLPVGRVCALVGPNGAGKTTLLSLAAGLLEPSTGTIRLGGHPARSAEARQHTAFLSQEKALYPRFRVCDTLRIGRELNPTWHQETAERIIAAGDIPMDARVGTLSGGQRTRVAFALALGKRPRLLLLDEPMADLDPLVRRRMTDLLMSEAAQHGSTVVMSSHLVSELEGACDFLVLIDNGTVRLAGDVAELIAAHRTVSAPDAHAARLAKLPGQVTVETRSTGGRTTALIRPRGPLPADNDPALPTLEDLLLAHLRTADAPPLITPTARAGTHHEVTA from the coding sequence ATGACTGATCCGGCACTGGAGGCGGTCGGCCTCGGCCGGCGCTACCGGCGTGGCTGGGCGCTGCGGGACTGCTCGTTCCGGCTGCCGGTCGGCCGGGTCTGCGCGCTGGTCGGCCCGAACGGCGCCGGCAAGACGACCCTGCTCTCGCTGGCCGCCGGTCTGCTGGAGCCGAGCACCGGCACCATCCGGCTCGGCGGACACCCGGCCCGGTCCGCCGAGGCCCGGCAGCACACCGCGTTCCTCAGCCAGGAGAAGGCGCTCTACCCGCGCTTCCGGGTCTGCGACACCCTGCGGATCGGCCGCGAGCTGAACCCGACCTGGCACCAGGAGACCGCCGAGCGGATCATCGCCGCCGGAGACATTCCGATGGACGCCCGGGTCGGCACCCTGTCCGGCGGCCAGCGCACCCGCGTGGCCTTCGCGCTGGCCCTGGGCAAACGCCCCCGGCTGCTCCTGCTCGACGAACCGATGGCCGACCTGGACCCGCTGGTCCGCCGCCGGATGACGGACCTGCTCATGTCCGAGGCCGCTCAGCACGGCTCGACCGTCGTGATGTCCTCCCACCTGGTCTCCGAACTGGAGGGCGCCTGCGACTTCCTGGTCCTGATCGACAACGGCACGGTCAGACTCGCCGGAGACGTGGCCGAACTCATCGCCGCCCACCGCACCGTCTCCGCCCCCGACGCCCACGCGGCCCGGCTGGCGAAGCTCCCCGGCCAGGTGACCGTGGAGACCCGCAGCACGGGCGGCCGTACGACGGCACTGATCCGCCCGAGGGGCCCGCTCCCGGCGGACAACGACCCGGCCCTCCCCACCCTGGAGGACCTCCTGCTGGCCCACCTCCGCACGGCCGACGCACCCCCGCTGATCACACCCACGGCCCGCGCCGGCACCCACCACGAGGTGACGGCATGA